The Dromaius novaehollandiae isolate bDroNov1 chromosome 5, bDroNov1.hap1, whole genome shotgun sequence genome window below encodes:
- the SIX6 gene encoding homeobox protein SIX6 has product MFQLPILNFSPQQVAGVCETLEESGDVERLGRFLWSLPVAPAACEALNKNESVLRARAVVAFHTGSYRELYHILENHKFTKESHGKLQALWLEAHYQEAEKLRGRPLGPVDKYRVRKKFPLPRTIWDGEQKTHCFKERTRHLLREWYLQDPYPNPSKKRELAQATGLTPTQVGNWFKNRRQRDRAAAAKNRLQQQVLAQGSVRSLRAEEESGGEAAGAASSPAASLSSKAATSAISITSSDSECDI; this is encoded by the exons ATGTTCCAGCTGCCCATCCTCAACTTCAGCCCGCAGCAGGTGGCGGGGGTCTGCGAGACCCTGGAGGAGAGCGGCGACGTGGAGCGCCTGGGCCGCTTCCTCTGGTCGCTGCCCGTGGCCCCCGCGGCATGCGAGGCCCTCAACAAGAACGAGTCGGTGCTGAGAGCCCGCGCCGTCGTGGCCTTCCACACCGGGAGCTACCGGGAGCTCTACCACATCCTGGAGAACCACAAGTTCACCAAGGAGTCCCACGGCAAGCTGCAGGCCCTCTGGCTGGAGGCGCACTACCAGGAGGCGGAGAAGCTGCGCGGCCGCCCGCTGGGGCCGGTGGACAAGTACCGCGTGCGGAAGAAGTTCCCGCTGCCGCGCACCATCTGGGACGGCGAGCAGAAGACGCACTGCTTCAAGGAGCGGACCAGGCACTTGCTGCGCGAGTGGTACCTGCAGGACCCTTACCCCAACCCCAGCAAAAAGCGGGAGCTGGCGCAGGCCACGGGACTTACCCCCACGCAGGTGGGCAACTGGTTCAAAAACCGCCGGCAAAGGGACAGGGCGGCGGCCGCCAAGAACAG gctgcagcagcaggtgctcGCGCAGGGCTCGGTGCGCTCGCTGCGAGCGGAGGAGGAgagcggcggcgaggcggcgggggccgcctcCAGCCCCGCCGCCAGCCTCTCCAGCAAGGCGGCCACCTCCGCCATCTCCATCACGTCCAGCGACAGTGAATGTGACATCTGA